GTTGTGGCGAGGATGGCTCAGAATATAGTTTCACTTGTAACAAGTTTGTCTACAGCCTGAAAGCATTGGCAGCAGAGAGCAGCCCAGTGATACCAGTTCTGTTAGTcaaggttttgcagctgaagTCGTAAGACCGAAGACAACAGGGATTAAAATAAGAACGGTTTGGCTAGCTGGGATGTAAGTAAGTCTGATAAATATTGTACTGGCTAAACACTAGAATGTTAGTATTGTCAGTGTGGcgatattagcatgctgatgttagtatttagctcaaagcacagcagcaattacagcctcacagagctgctagcatggctgtagactcttagtcttgttaatgtTTTTGGAGGATAACACATTGCCTCAGCTTTTGTCCCTGCAGGCCACTGTAACTGTTTTGACTATGAGCCAATCAACGCACAACAAAGCAAATTATCTGTCTATgacttctgattggctgtctgaTTTGGTGGCTCTACACAATTCAGTAGCATCTACATCTCTGCtctaatttgcattttgtttcatGATGAACTGTATTGAGTGGGCAAATTATGAATTTACACAACATTTGATTCTAAATACAAAATAGCAATGAAAATGtgcagtgatttaaaaaaaaaaaaaaagctaattagttatttgtctggtaaaaaaaaaaaattttttttcatttaccaGCCTGTTTCAGCcgaaacattaaattaatttactgcGTCTAAATGAAGAAATGTGCAGCATGCGACACATTTGCCTACCAAAAGAGCTCCAGTTCCAACAAACATGCCCATCACCAATGGTGCTTTACTGTTAAAGACATCTGCAATGATCCCAGGACAATTCTGTAGGAAGACCAAGACAGGAGAAACTGTTAGGACCCTCTGTAGCTAACCCAGAGTCTACAGAATACAGCAGTTCAATTTCCAGTGGTAGGAACAAGAGAGAGGGTTAATTTATTCTCAGTTTTATACAGAAGTGACCCTACATCGTACTAGTGAACACAGATAATAACTCAAAGATGAACTCAAAACCATACAATACTTAACACATATACCAACTTCATTAGACAACTTACAGGCATGATGATGTGCTGAATCCACCCATCTGGCTTGGGACAAGTGTTTTGAACCACCTCTAATGCCGAGACCCCTGTCACTCCACAGCAGTGAAGCTacagaggagggagatgagaggagatTAAGGACAGAAGAAGATTCAAAATTGTATTGAGCAGCAACACctcaaaactgacattttacattgtatCATCGATATATGGAACcctatttaaatattaaatatataattatgaaataaattgtcatgtgaataaattgtgtaaaatatataaatgtattaaattattcAAACTCAAGTCATTATTAAGGAATGTTATTTCAGCATTCTCATTTTTATTGTACGGTTTTATAGacgttcatttttatttcataattttttttatttaaaaagttttcatgcctgtatttattttataatgtcacttttcataatgacacattttgtttCATGTCCCTTTTTTATGACAGTGGTGTTGTCATGTACTTACTTAAACTAGTAGCAAGCTCAGATTTAGCCAGTTAGCTCCTGTTAGATAGAGCAACGACAATGTCAAAGTAACTGAATCAAATAtctagctgctgctgtaaataaacacagtacataTATATAGCTACttacatctttttatttatgtatcttAACAAGGCTACACATGCTACTAGCTCGCTAACTAGCTAGGCGGCTACCTCAGCATCAAGGTGAAGAGACAGTGTTAACTATATGTAACAGCAGCGGCTAAAATTATCTGTTTAATTTTGAGTTACCTCTGCAGCATTTTAGTTCAGAACATGTTCTTTAGGGAAAGACACCAACGAGTCTTTCTCTGGCCACGCCAACAAGAGCTAGCTAACACTGCTAACACTGGCTCTTCACTTTGATGGCTCCATTTCTTAGCAGTTGAGTTTGCTAGCTTGAAAGAGACGGGGGTacgtgattggctgaaaggtgagGGTGGTGCCAATGCCACTGTcatgaaaaatgtgtcattatgaaataaaacagatggCAATATGACGGGGGTTAAAGTATAATatctataatgaaataaaaatgtatccatcAAATTTAGTTAttatgaaaaaacatttcataatgagttgaattttaataatttcttcaattatttgacaaattgttggttaatttatatattttacactttgGGGTTCCATATcaataaactgtataaaaaaataaaataaagaattgaAAAGAGAATTTCAGTACACAAGTTGTTGCAAAAACATTAAGTTCAAGACACATTAAGACAAACAACAGTTTTAAGTTAATCTATGCTTTTTATCAAATTGGAAGGGAGGAAATAGTTTGTACTTACCATTTTGTGGATGAACGTGAGAGTGATGCCAATGACTGGGTCTCCATTTGACAAATACAGAGCATACATGCTACTGTAGAACTCCACAACACTCATCCGAAACTTAATGATAAAGATTAAAACACATCATGGTCATAAATATAGGGTatttactgatttatttattctatttttcatCTTATTTGTCTGTTCCCTCCCCTCTTTTTCCATTTCCCTCTCACCTCAGCACTCTTGGAATAAACAAGCACTCCAACAACAACTTCAGCTAAAGCCAGAAAGGACACAAGGACGGAGAACTGAAAGGAGAAGAGGTAAATAAACCTAATTATAACACCTCAATGAAACAGGTTTATAAACTGATGAACAAGTAGAGTAAACAAACAGCATAACACTTGTTCCACCATTTTCTCCCACTACTATGTATGTGCATCAAAACAAGGATATGCAAATGTATGCTTGTTCTTGTTTTCACTCGTAGGAAGAATGCTTAACATTGCACTtcataaaaagtataatatgCCATATAAAATAAGAGCaatattttcaccttttttatAAAGCATCTATAAAGGTTGGTGGCTAAAATGTTGAGCTAATATGTAATCTATTAATTTCACTAACTTACAAAACTTCTCTTGACTAAGTGCAACTAACTTATGATTTAgacattttctgacatcttCAGGCTAATGCACTTCATAAAACATGTACGGACGAGCAGGCAGTTTCATACTTTTTATGCCTAGAGCCTGAAATCAGCCTCATGTTCACTattcaaaataaagtgtttgCAGTGcattacatttctgagttgCAAATCGGTTTTCAACTGTGTCATAGCTTGTTTTCGTCCTACAGTACACAAGCCCGTCTGTCTTCTGCCTTTGTGCTATGTAACAGTTAAGGAATGCCTCTGAACTTTCCTACAGAGACACTCACTATGAGATACAACTGGAAAATACCATTAAACAGGAAATCAGAGgaaaaaacattgaaacattTTTGTCCGTATTAATTTAAGTTGCACGAGCAAACGAGTAATCTCAGCACAACTACAGGAACTACAAAGAACTACAAGGTGAAGGGCAATACAGAAACTTTCAAAGAGGAACGTGTGTTGAGATGTGCAGTTGTTCTTATCTACTAGATAACTCTTAACACTTGGCCTCAAATGAAAAACAGGCTTCTGTCTCTTAAAGAAAGCAGTTCACCAGTCTTCTTAAAGAGCCccaattaaattatttatggtTTGCTTGCTGATCATTTGGAAAAAACCCATAAATCTTTATGTAAGACCTGTTAACTCAGCTTGTGTCTTGTGCACTTCACCGCTAGTTAGAGTTGGCTATTGCCCCACTTTACAAGGAAGTTACTGTTTGAAGAAATACCATCTCACCACTTTCAGAGAACATCTTTTCTCACTGCAGGCACCGTAGTCTCCAAACACCACCACAATCAGCATCACTGACCCGAGAGCTATCAGTACAGTCACAGCTGATAAAacgaaagagagagaaacagatctGTGATTGAATCTGTATCAGAGGCTACATGGCTTCATGCTTCTTTTTTGCGTAACATATGCACTGACCTATGACAAATGCACTTGAGTGGAGGGCCTCTATTTCGAATATGCCTCTGGTGCTTCCGCTGAACCTCAGCCACATGCCAAGACCCAAGAAGGCAAACCCCAGTACCTGccaaaacacagacatgaaactaaACCACAGTCTGAATATGCAAAACACCAACATTTCTGGTTACACACGTTTATTTTTGAGGACAGTTGAAGAACAATTTGTATTCACACGGTGTAGGACTTAACAGGTGGCGTGTAGGTGAGCAGAATTTAGTTCATATACAATGTACCTAACTCTGTTGTACATTAAAGTAAACCTCACTGGCCTTGTTGCAAAAATGCTTGTAAATCACGATGTGGCAGGTCAGCTTAAACTGTGTGTAGACTGCAGCCGGATGACAAGGCTTTTACATGGATGCGGCCCAAAGATTCTTGCTATGGGGGGGCACAAAAATGTTCTTTGAGAGAACAAAGTGCAGAATGAGACCAACTGTGGGACAGCTAAGTAAACAAGAAGAACCACTTAAGAAGAACCCctttcaaacaacaaaaaataaagtgaaacacaATGCAACAGTTGACAGGACAGCacatgaaaagcaaaaaaaaaaaaatatatatatatatataggttaAAATAGAGTATGTATTACAAAGTGTCATCTCTCTTTTGGTTTTCTTTCACCTTGGTGAGTGCTAATTAGACAGTAGAGGTGGATAGTATATCATTAACCAATGACAGGTAGAATTAATTCCAGCAACAGCCTGAGCTGGTATTCAGCAGAAACGAAACTTAAGCCTAACAGTGATGCACCTAATGGTAACCGCACTGTAATAactttttataaaaataaaaaataccacAATCAAACCAGCAcgtttattttttgtgtgcgtgtgtgtgtgtttgttttccaaaacTACGCAGTATCATATATTGACAGACTTACCGCAAAGATGATGTTGAAAATGACGAGGATATATTTGCACGCGAGGCCACATCCGTCCAGTGCCATGATGAACAGCGGTCTGTTTCGCGGCGTCCACTCAGGAAGTCTGCAACAAACGAATTACCTCATCACTTCTGCAGGCCTGTTCCATGACTGGCTGTGTGCATTTAAAATACATAACCTCTCAGGGCTACATTTTAGATGTACGTTTCGTATTAAGCAATTgttaaaaacgtttttttttttttaaagacatcgTGTAGAGCGTTGAGAAATGCGGCAGCCACTCGAAGTgaactgcaataaaaaaaaaaacatacaaaaaaacatacctGTATTTGTATGTTGAAAGCGTTTTCAGAAGACAACAAAGATGCACATGTAAATTCTCAACGATGCGGCGTGTTGTGTTGTCTTTATAGCCCTAATGTACCCACGTCATGCCCCCGCCTCTTTGGCCTTCCTCAGTCATATCATTGGCTAAGAGGCGTGACTGACACGACGTAACACGTATGAGCAGAGGAGCTGGCGCGGCGGCGTACAGAGGGAGGGTCCACGAGACTACTGGAATGGTAGAATGAAACTTTTGGAAACGAAAGCTCAGTTCATGTTGTTGCGTACCACTTTTGATTCTTGTGAAACTTAAAACCCGACTGTgaacaaagaaaggaaacagtgggcaggaaatgttttttgtgccatctctctctcacgcgcacacacacacacaaacgttaTAAGCCTGTTGCACAATTCAGCAGGATGCAGTGCAGAAATTTTATCTGTGAGAAACACTcactcttttcattttttctcattAAGACTGGCAGAAACTCCTATTTTACAGCCGTACATAACCTCTGTAGGTGCAAATAGCCAAAGGTGAAGTCCAGGTTGTTGGGTTTTGTGCAATGAACACTGGTGGCTCACTAAACTTGTGAACATGACAAAGGGTCATGCTCACAAGTTTGTGGTTGTTAATGCGTTAATACGCACAACCGATGTGTTCGACCCCACAGTGACAGTGTCACCGCGTGCAAGCTGTGACACAAGCTAATTAAATTAGCTTGGAAACTGTAAAACAGAGATCCAAGATGTGTGGGAGGAGGGAATCGCATacctcaaaaacacacatttgtcttCAGAATTAGCAAAATAGTGTGAATAGAAAATAGAAGCCACATTCTTCTAGCTTGCATGGGGATCTCAATTCATCATTTGTCTGTAAAATATGAGGTGAAAGTGGAAAATGCCCAACACAGTTTCCGAGAGCCCAAGGTAGCATCTTTAAATTCCTTGTTTTATCCATCCAGAACCCAAAGATAAtgagtttactatcatataggatcaagaaaagcagcaaaactctcaaatcagaatcagaatcagaaatactttattgatccccgaggggaaactcttttgttacagctgctctcTGTCACGTcggtgcacacaggaatagaagttctaagcaaatcaaaatatagtacactataatacaggtaagataaattaagtacaaagtggatataagtataaaattaaaataagtacaaATGTGAGAAGCTGAAATCGGTACTGgtgtgcacaaatacacactgactgattgtgaaaaaaacatctcaCCCACAGAAGTGTGCAGAACATGTGTTCAAActtaaaagcaaatgaaaactgtcaaaagTGATCTAAGGCTAAAGGACATTTACAACCAGTATACTATTCAAGTGTGCAATGTGAAGCCCACAGGAGCTATGGGAACATTCAAACTGTAGAAGAGAGACACAGTGCCACTAAAATACAGATGTTCCTGCAGATACCATGGTGTATTTTTCACAACAGTATATCTTTTCATGACCCGTGAGGTCTGTGGCTGTATTAAGAGAGTAATGGCTTCTGCGGGCTGTCATAGCTTCTGTCAGTGATACAGGCGGCTGTGTGGAGTGATGTGACCTCACTGCCGTCCATCATTGCAGGTTCAGTGGGTGGCGGAGGGACAGGtagcaggagagagacagaggttgATGGAGTGAGTGactcagagggagagagaaaacaaaaaatcacacacacacacacacacacacacacacacacacaatacactgCACTCTcagctgacacaaacacacacatttacacatctgCAGTGTGCCTAAAGTGACAGCAATCATCTGTTCTGAGGCAGGCAGGTGAAGTGAGGAATCAGTGCAGCTTTTTTATCACAtaggtgtgtgtctgcatgtgtgtgtgtgtgtgtgacagtaaagacacagtgtttctctctttgatgGATCCCCCACTCTCTCAGTTATTGCAGCTTTGCCACTATAAACCTTTCTACACAACAGCAGCCATATTTGATTAGTGGCGCTTTTGTTTGAATTATATGACAGCAATTTCATAGGAGAGcagtgatatttttttttatccttttcaaGATGGAAATGCCCTTCCAGACGCTCTGTCGTTTAAGACCCACTAGGGGGCgcaaaaacataacaaaacatgaCTGTGTTGTATGTCGTTCCTTTAAAATAATCCAACTCTGAGACTGCGGGTGCCAGCTTGCTGCTCTTCAGATTTCTTTTGATTTGGATATTATTGCCGTCCTTGAAACTTTTGGTTATTATGCGCTTTCATTTTAGTTTACTTGGCCATGCtccaaaaatgcacaaaatgcaaactataaatataattgaatttttAAACTGAATGTGTTTCGAGGTGTCCTGAATGCCAACACATTGTATAATTTCCAAAAGTGGGAATCCATTGTCTTTTTGTGAATGTAAAGACACACTAGACACATATTGTGTTATGATCTTTTTATACAGTCCATGCTGTGTTGCAGAccttgtatgtaaaaaaaataattcatacCTCTTCTGCTTATGTATGTAACATTGTATATTTCCGTATGAAAAAATCTTCTGGAGTCCTatcttattttatatactttattgttttatacatattttattattctttcaTTGTGTTTCATTGTACGAAAATATTTAGTCGTATCTGATTTAGTAGCAAATCTTTTGGCAGTGTTATGAGCAGCAAAATAGTTGCATCTTCATTTTAATTCGGCTAAACACTGAAATAAGTGAggatagaggaggaggaggatgaggaagaagaggggagggaaggggaggggaggggaggggaggggagctCTGTGGTGGGGGTGTTAGggaaaagaaggagaaggagacagaggaaaCGCAGACCTCAGACCAGCCCACCACACCTCGCTTTCCAATCTCTCTGAGCCCGGTGTCCGTAGACAAATCTGACCGCGGATCAGCGCACTCGGGCTCCCTCCACACTACGAGTTCCACCAACTGGGACTCAGACCAGGGGAAATCGTGTTCGTCGGAAGCCAAGTCCGTACGCCAAGACACATCCACAGCAGACCACGGCGAGGGAACGGACGGTGTGATAAGACTGAAAACAAGGGAAGGCTGGTAGGAACAACCGAGGGCTTTAAGGCAAAAACACTTTTAGAGCTGAGAGGACTGGCTGGCCCCGGAGGAGTATCACGCGTAGCTAATTTccaacattttctattattgGAAGCGAGAGTGTGCTCTCCGAGCCACATTTATAAAGAGAGCTAGCGGAATGTAATGCTAGCacgctaatgttagctagctaattagcttGTCAGGCATCCAAGAGTCGGACGTGTGATCTTTATTAAAATAGGTCACTGTTTGGCGTCGTTTTActttttggagaaaaaaacaacaacctatACTTTATGTGCTTTGTCCAGAATCCTGGCATGGTCATAATGTTCTGCCTTGAATAGCTAACGCCAAATTAGACAATAAACAGTACAAGCTGCCTATATTGATGAAAACCAGTCCAAAATTAGCCGTCTAACGTTACGCTTTTTGGGAAAAGACAAATCCATTGTGAATATCGAGCTGTGGACAAATCAAACGGACAAATCAAAggtaaaaacagacttttgacTGGTGACTGTCTGCCGTCCAATGTTAATGTCGACCGACGTTGCATCTATAATGCTACCCGTTAGTCGGGGAATAATGGACCGGGAAAGAGACATTGATACAGCAGCCGGACGACTTGCAAACGCGGCCGGGGGTCCAGCAGCTGTCCGGGGGATGAAGCGAGGAGACCCGGAGCCCGACGCTCAGACAGCCGCTGTCCTGACTGACTTAGCCGGGGCCGAGTGCAAAAGACCAAGGATAGACGGCACCGGGAGTGTTGTTGGTGACATTGGACAGGTAGGAATGCAgtgtaaacacatacagtatcaatTTCTCGAATCTGTATCATTTTGTTTCCATCTCAGCTTCATGTGTGCAGCGTTGTGACCAAGTATCATCTGCCCTCCCCTGTCTTCTTCAGTACAAGCTTTTGTTCCTAAGTATCAGTAGGGAATGATGACAATGTTTTGATAGGCCCCTTTCTCTCATCAACAACATAATCATGCATCATTGCAGCAAATAGAAAATCCtttaattaaaaccaaatgaGAGGTTTGCGAATTGCACAAAAGTGTGACGATAGTAAAATGTGGCTtgctggagctgctcagtgaggGAGCATGACCAAGCCAGACAAAGGTAATATGATACAGGCTCCATTGCtatgacagacagcagcacagcaaAGATCAGACCCATTCATCATGCCTGTCTTACAGAAAGTAAACCTGTGCTTTCTCACACGTTGCAAGGCACactgtgatttgtttttattcgcATGGATGAAATTACTCAGACCTGTGATGATAATTTGCAGTGAGTCATCACATCAAATCCTGATACACACAGCATGTGCCATTAATCGCTCCATGCCCCCCCCTCCCTTGATTGTCGCTAGGTGTtaaaagagagaggcagacagggatTGGGGGAGGGGTCACCACAGTGAAAGACAAAGAACAGAGCCTTTTGGTGTCTGCTGAAGGAGCGAGGGGACTCGAGGGGGGCCCTCCTTAACACAGGTCTTCCCTGCTTTCATGACGCGACTGCTGAGACAGCAAAGCATCAGCAACCATTCCTGCCTCTGAAGGACTAATCTGTGCATATTACAGTAAACCAGGGGCTTGCCGAGGCAAGGGGTGCACCTCTCTCGCATGCTCTCCCTGGATCTattactatttctatttctatctatttctctctctctttctcgctcatAAACACACGCACTAGACATCATTcttacacctacacacatatgCTTTGAagtgtccaacagcacaagggAACATTTTAGCTGACGTCTGGTGTTTTCAGTCCAGGGAAACAGCACTAACAGTAGGCGAAGGGCAGGCGGACGTGGTTTGAGGTCATCTGCAGGTAATTGAATCCTGGGCAACTGGTAAAATACTTGAATTGGCTGTGCGGCTGACCTGCTGCAATGACAAATAGGTCCCATGTAATGCCATGATGCCCTGAGAACTTGACAGAGGATGGATGCTGATGATGGGAAAAGGTTATAGCCCACTGGCAAAGATGATGTGACAATGAGCAGCGTGGCATGGGGAGGATTCTCGCTGCCCATCATTTGTATTGATCGCTGGGCATTGGGGGGTCAGGCTGGAAATAGGACAGGGAGGGTGGATGAGTTGATGGAGGTAGAAAGTGATGtaggaagagagagggatggatggatggggggTGCAAGGAGGTGGAggacaaagagaaataaagagtgGGGTTTGAATGGACACAATATTTGGCTGTACTACAGATGAGAAAGGAGACTCAAGACAGATGTGGCCTGGATGGATAGATGCAGGCAGACATGAAAGGATGGAAGCAAGGAGAACGCGGACAGAAAGGAAATCAGAGCCATTAGTTTGCATCCATCGGGGATCGTGATAAAGGATGAGAGGAAAGTGATGGATGGCAGGAATAACATGATCAGTTGGGGGAGATAAGCAGGAGCATAGGCTCTGAATGAAGATGAATAGCTGAATAACACTTAATGCAAAgggtgaataaaaaaagaaaatgccataAAGTGCTAATGCCGGCAAGTCAGTCATGGTAGTTGAATGGCAGTTGCTCACTGTAGGTGTGTGCGCGCTCAGGATGGGGAGGATGAGCTCAGTGGATGCTCCTATAACTGAATGCACCCAACAATTACCATAGTATTCCCATTGAGAGCTTGAGGTAGTAGATTGCTGACCTTCCAGGCTGACTGTAAATCAGGACTGTAATAATAAATGAGAGTGCAGCCTCCTCTCCCTTTTGttgctcctgctctcctcccccGCTCCGCCTCATACACACTGCAGACCCCTTCACCCCCCCGTTTCCCCATTCCCCTCTAGCTGTCCTCTGATTTCTCCCCCTCCTATCTCCCCCAAGCATATTTCCAGATTGCTAATTGACTCCTGGTTCACAGGCTTTCAGTGTGCCAGTGAGGTAAACCACCCCAACCCctccccctttcctctctctctctctgctgtcccATCTCCCCCCTTGTCACCTTTGATTATCTCTCCTTTTCTCGGTCCATCTCCCATCACTCAAATCTATGTCACATCTATCCCTTTTTTTTGTCCCAGCTCCAGTCTCGTCTCTTATGTTCCTCtcgtgtttgtttgtttctatctctttttttatttttttcccactctCTGTTGGTAGTATTGATGCTTCCCCTCGAGGCAGTGCTGTGGTCCACTCAGATGCAGTTGGAGTACAGtttctaactctctctctctccctgcctgtctctctctctctgttttggaGAGCCGATTTGTCCTATCGTTGGCAGTAAAGAGGCTTTGTGTCGCGCTAACAAGATCAAACCTCATTTAGGAGAGGGCATTAACCAGACTGATCGCTTTAACGGGCCAAAGGGAGGGGGTCAGGCAAGAGGTGGGTTGATATGAATGGACAGATCACTGAGATAAGTTATTACCAGTGATATACAATTTTGGTTTCAGAGTGCTCACCAGAAGCAGTATTCATTACATTGAGCGTTGCTTGTTTATGTAGAACAAGTGTacttatgttaaaaaaaaaaattgtctgcCCCAGAGAGAAA
This genomic interval from Siniperca chuatsi isolate FFG_IHB_CAS linkage group LG21, ASM2008510v1, whole genome shotgun sequence contains the following:
- the zgc:65811 gene encoding CD9 antigen isoform X1 codes for the protein MALDGCGLACKYILVIFNIIFAVLGFAFLGLGMWLRFSGSTRGIFEIEALHSSAFVIAVTVLIALGSVMLIVVVFGDYGACSEKRCSLKVFSVLVSFLALAEVVVGVLVYSKSAEFRMSVVEFYSSMYALYLSNGDPVIGITLTFIHKMLHCCGVTGVSALEVVQNTCPKPDGWIQHIIMPNCPGIIADVFNSKAPLVMGMFVGTGALLIIALICSTTLSKKMSQSTSSPQYIILTHSTSVVANPQPSQHEFVSTSYPHPDQDPVFFTPLTVANIPMPHA
- the zgc:65811 gene encoding CD9 antigen isoform X2; this translates as MALDGCGLACKYILVIFNIIFAVLGFAFLGLGMWLRFSGSTRGIFEIEALHSSAFVIAVTVLIALGSVMLIVVVFGDYGACSEKRCSLKVFSVLVSFLALAEVVVGVLVYSKSAEFRMSVVEFYSSMYALYLSNGDPVIGITLTFIHKMLHCCGVTGVSALEVVQNTCPKPDGWIQHIIMPNCPGIIADVFNSKAPLVMGMFVGTGALLITALVCSIILLKEIKRVQQGITAYYTTVY